A region from the Mesorhizobium sp. J8 genome encodes:
- a CDS encoding DUF2267 domain-containing protein, giving the protein MEEKETRSGIAAMTHSVSHTSITHAAEQAQQWVNELAKDLDWNEQSAFRLLKAVLHTLRDWLSPEEVADLSAQLPTLIRGIYFEGWNPAEPARERKKRDFVICVRNRFGYEPEIDVDKAIGAVFRLLDRHISHGEIVQVRNSMKKSLRQLWPEG; this is encoded by the coding sequence ATGGAGGAAAAGGAAACACGTTCAGGGATTGCAGCCATGACACACTCCGTCTCGCATACTTCAATCACACATGCCGCCGAGCAGGCGCAGCAATGGGTAAACGAGCTCGCCAAGGATCTGGATTGGAACGAACAAAGTGCGTTCCGGCTGTTGAAGGCGGTCTTGCACACTTTGCGTGACTGGCTCTCGCCCGAAGAAGTGGCCGATCTGTCCGCACAGCTGCCGACGCTGATCAGAGGCATCTACTTCGAAGGCTGGAACCCGGCCGAACCGGCCCGGGAGCGCAAGAAGCGCGACTTCGTCATTTGCGTGCGCAACCGCTTTGGCTACGAACCGGAGATCGACGTCGACAAGGCTATTGGAGCAGTGTTCCGGCTTCTCGACCGTCACATCTCCCACGGCGAGATCGTCCAGGTCCGAAACTCGATGAAGAAGTCGCTGCGCCAGCTCTGGCCGGAGGGATGA
- the hemA gene encoding 5-aminolevulinate synthase: protein MNYQWFFEDAIDQLHAERRYRVFADLERMVGKFPRAIWRSNGRAQEITVWCSNDYLGMGQNADVIAAFQNAAGKMGSGAGGTRNISGTSNPVVELEHELADLHDKEAALVFTSGFVSNEASISTIARLLPNCLIISDELNHASMIEGVRRSGAEKKIFRHNDVAHLESLLQAAGRERAKLIVFESVYSMDGDIAPIKEIVELAERYNAMTYIDEVHAVGMYGPRGGGITEREGLADRIDIIEGTLAKAFGTLGGYITATSAVIDAVRSYAPGFIFTTALPPAIAAAATTSIRHLKRSQAERDAQQRQAARTKQVLAAAGLPVMESATHIVPVLVGDPELCKMASDRLLGVHGIYIQPINYPTVPRGTERLRITPTPFHSDALIAELQDALVETWDALGIPYASSGRPAVAKTDRIIPLLAATSGG from the coding sequence ATGAATTACCAGTGGTTCTTCGAAGATGCGATCGACCAGCTTCACGCCGAGCGTCGCTACCGCGTTTTCGCCGACCTCGAGCGCATGGTGGGCAAGTTCCCGCGCGCCATCTGGCGTTCCAACGGCCGCGCCCAGGAAATCACCGTCTGGTGCTCCAACGACTATCTCGGCATGGGCCAGAACGCCGATGTCATCGCCGCCTTCCAGAATGCTGCCGGCAAGATGGGCTCGGGCGCCGGCGGCACCCGCAACATCTCCGGCACCTCCAACCCGGTGGTCGAACTGGAGCATGAGCTCGCCGACCTGCACGACAAGGAAGCAGCCCTTGTCTTCACCTCCGGCTTCGTCTCCAACGAGGCCTCGATCTCGACCATTGCCAGGCTTTTGCCCAACTGCCTGATCATCTCGGACGAGCTCAACCATGCCTCGATGATCGAAGGCGTGCGGCGCTCGGGCGCGGAGAAGAAGATCTTCCGCCACAACGACGTCGCGCATCTGGAAAGCCTGCTGCAGGCGGCGGGCCGCGAACGCGCCAAGCTGATCGTCTTCGAAAGCGTCTATTCGATGGATGGCGACATCGCGCCGATCAAGGAGATCGTCGAGCTCGCCGAGCGCTACAACGCCATGACCTATATCGATGAGGTCCATGCGGTGGGCATGTACGGCCCGCGCGGCGGCGGCATTACCGAGCGCGAAGGCCTGGCCGACCGCATCGACATCATCGAGGGCACGCTGGCGAAGGCCTTCGGCACGCTGGGCGGCTATATCACCGCCACAAGTGCCGTGATCGATGCCGTACGCTCCTATGCGCCGGGCTTCATCTTCACCACCGCGCTGCCGCCGGCGATCGCGGCTGCCGCCACCACCTCGATCAGGCATCTGAAGCGCTCGCAGGCCGAGCGCGACGCGCAGCAGCGCCAGGCAGCCCGCACCAAGCAGGTGCTTGCCGCGGCCGGCCTGCCGGTGATGGAATCGGCCACCCATATCGTGCCGGTGCTGGTCGGCGATCCCGAGCTTTGCAAGATGGCGAGTGACCGGCTGCTTGGCGTGCACGGCATCTACATCCAGCCGATCAACTATCCGACGGTGCCGCGCGGCACCGAGCGGCTGCGCATCACTCCCACGCCCTTCCATTCCGACGCGCTGATCGCCGAATTGCAGGACGCGCTGGTCGAGACCTGGGACGCGCTCGGCATTCCCTATGCCAGCTCCGGCCGTCCCGCCGTCGCCAAGACCGACCGGATCATCCCGCTGCTGGCGGCGACGTCAGGGGGCTGA
- a CDS encoding Hsp20/alpha crystallin family protein, giving the protein MAEAATKLPVKTEKAAPTSPRSDNWTTPFESLRREVDRLFDDFHPFDLRLPSTRSFFGRNLPVFRGAAWSIAPAMDLVEKADRFEITAELPGIDEKNVDIKLANNVLTIKGEKNEEKEEKEKDYYLSERRYGSFQRSFQLPEGVDADKIDASFSKGVLTVKMPKTAEAQKAEKKISVKAA; this is encoded by the coding sequence AACTGCCCGTGAAAACCGAAAAAGCCGCTCCTACGTCGCCGAGATCCGACAACTGGACCACGCCGTTCGAGAGCTTGCGGCGCGAGGTCGATCGGCTTTTCGATGACTTTCATCCCTTCGACTTGCGATTGCCGTCCACCCGCTCGTTTTTTGGCCGCAACCTGCCCGTGTTCCGCGGCGCGGCCTGGTCGATAGCGCCGGCGATGGACCTGGTCGAAAAGGCCGACAGGTTCGAAATCACCGCTGAGCTCCCGGGTATCGACGAAAAGAACGTCGATATCAAGCTCGCCAACAACGTCCTGACCATCAAGGGCGAGAAGAACGAGGAAAAAGAAGAGAAGGAGAAGGACTATTATCTCTCTGAGCGGCGCTACGGCTCCTTCCAGCGCTCGTTCCAATTGCCCGAGGGCGTGGACGCCGACAAGATCGACGCCAGCTTCTCCAAGGGCGTACTGACCGTGAAGATGCCCAAGACGGCCGAAGCGCAGAAGGCCGAAAAGAAGATCAGTGTCAAAGCCGCCTGA
- a CDS encoding pyridoxamine 5'-phosphate oxidase family protein — protein sequence MEIRTLSTLECTKLLTANRVGRLACAKDGQPYIVPFYYAHADNHLYAFSMLGKKIDWMRANPLVSVQVDERGTNRGWKSVIVNGRYEELPDRIGHKVQLDHAWSLLSRHTDWWEPGALKPATSSVAEHRPHVFFRIFIAEVSGREAMET from the coding sequence ATGGAGATCCGCACGCTTTCCACTCTGGAATGCACGAAACTTCTGACGGCCAACAGGGTCGGCCGGCTGGCCTGCGCGAAGGACGGGCAACCCTATATCGTGCCATTCTACTATGCCCATGCCGACAATCACCTTTACGCTTTTTCCATGCTGGGCAAGAAGATCGACTGGATGCGCGCCAACCCCCTGGTCTCGGTGCAAGTCGACGAGCGTGGTACTAACCGAGGTTGGAAGAGCGTCATCGTCAATGGCCGTTACGAGGAGCTTCCAGATCGGATCGGACACAAGGTGCAGCTCGATCACGCTTGGTCGTTGCTGAGCAGGCACACCGACTGGTGGGAGCCTGGCGCGCTCAAGCCGGCAACGTCCTCGGTCGCCGAGCATCGCCCGCATGTGTTCTTCAGGATATTCATCGCGGAAGTGTCGGGCCGCGAGGCGATGGAGACTTGA
- a CDS encoding phosphoribosyltransferase produces the protein MFRDRQDAGQKLGTSLERLQLQDPIVLALPRGGVPVAAEVAKVLQAALDLVIVRKVGAPGNPELAVAAIVDGDPPDVVLNREIVEAYALDDGALRVLIAQERPELERRRALYRGKEPPQSVAGKTVIVVDDGAATGTTMKVAIRALKRRSPRKIIVALPVAPPETVDELAQEADLTICLNQPARFRALSYYYGSFPQLSDKDVLDVMAQIRQDRHPAFERRSSGTNAASKSRHEAGT, from the coding sequence ATGTTTCGCGATCGCCAGGATGCCGGACAGAAGCTCGGTACCTCGCTGGAGCGCCTCCAGCTGCAGGATCCAATTGTACTCGCCTTGCCGCGGGGCGGCGTTCCTGTAGCGGCCGAAGTGGCCAAGGTTCTCCAGGCAGCCCTGGATCTGGTCATCGTCCGAAAAGTCGGAGCACCTGGCAATCCGGAACTTGCCGTGGCCGCCATCGTGGACGGCGATCCGCCGGACGTCGTTCTTAACCGTGAGATCGTGGAGGCCTATGCTCTCGATGATGGCGCCCTTCGTGTTTTGATCGCGCAGGAACGGCCGGAACTGGAGCGGCGGCGGGCATTATATCGCGGCAAGGAGCCGCCCCAGTCGGTGGCCGGCAAAACGGTGATTGTCGTTGACGACGGGGCGGCAACCGGAACGACGATGAAGGTGGCCATCCGGGCGTTGAAGCGGCGTTCCCCCCGAAAGATCATCGTGGCGCTCCCCGTTGCCCCACCGGAAACAGTGGACGAACTTGCACAAGAAGCGGATTTGACGATCTGTCTCAACCAGCCGGCGCGCTTCCGGGCGCTCAGCTATTACTATGGCAGCTTTCCGCAGCTTTCCGACAAGGATGTGCTCGATGTGATGGCGCAGATTCGCCAGGATCGCCATCCTGCCTTCGAAAGAAGAAGCTCCGGCACAAACGCCGCAAGCAAATCACGGCACGAAGCCGGAACTTAG